One window from the genome of Pedococcus badiiscoriae encodes:
- a CDS encoding AAA family ATPase: MEPREAFESAGELTQGLADTGYLADDALATVAWLALRLQRPLLLEGEPGTGKTALAESIATALDLPLIRLQCYEGIDATQALYDWDFPRQILHLRAVEAVAAGEHDVAAVEEQLFDQRFLLARPVLRALRESPVVLLVDEIDRADDEFEAFLLEVLSTWQVTIPELGTVAAATPPIVVLTSNRTRELHDALKRRCLYHWIDHPSLQRELQIVRTRAPEVSESLAAQVVSTVHRLRDEQDLIKPPGIAETLDWVRALRELGASELDLDAASASLGVAVKYREDAERVRAALDRILAR; encoded by the coding sequence ATGGAGCCACGCGAGGCCTTTGAGTCCGCGGGGGAGCTGACGCAGGGGCTTGCCGACACCGGATACCTCGCCGACGACGCCCTCGCCACGGTTGCCTGGCTCGCCCTGCGGCTCCAGCGCCCGCTGCTGCTCGAGGGCGAACCCGGCACCGGCAAGACCGCGCTCGCGGAGAGCATCGCCACCGCGCTCGACCTGCCGCTGATCCGGTTGCAGTGCTACGAGGGCATCGATGCGACCCAGGCGCTGTACGACTGGGACTTCCCCCGGCAGATCCTGCACCTGCGGGCCGTCGAGGCCGTGGCGGCGGGCGAGCACGACGTCGCGGCGGTCGAGGAGCAGCTGTTCGACCAGCGGTTCCTCCTGGCACGGCCGGTGCTGCGGGCGCTGCGTGAGTCGCCGGTGGTGCTGCTGGTGGACGAGATCGACCGCGCCGACGACGAGTTCGAGGCGTTCCTGCTCGAGGTGCTCTCGACCTGGCAGGTGACCATTCCCGAGCTCGGGACGGTGGCCGCCGCGACCCCGCCCATCGTCGTCCTCACCTCCAACCGCACCCGAGAGCTCCACGACGCGCTCAAGCGTCGGTGCCTCTACCACTGGATCGACCACCCGAGCCTCCAGCGGGAGCTCCAGATCGTCAGGACCCGCGCCCCCGAAGTCTCCGAGTCCCTTGCCGCACAGGTGGTTTCGACCGTCCACCGCCTTCGCGACGAGCAGGACCTGATCAAGCCGCCCGGCATCGCGGAGACCCTCGACTGGGTCCGCGCGCTGCGGGAGCTCGGCGCCTCCGAGCTCGACCTCGATGCCGCCTCGGCGAGCCTGGGGGTCGCCGTGAAGTACCGCGAGGACGCCGAGCGCGTGCGTGCGGCCCTCGACCGGATCCTGGCGCGATGA
- a CDS encoding nucleotidyltransferase family protein, with translation MGTPRAKPLTEPLAKPAAGLLLAAGGGSRMGLAKALVDDPAGGSFVERGVRVLRDGGCAPVVVVVGAQADRAAALAAAAGAELVVEARDWATGQSASLRRGLETLRDTDADVACVLLVDLPDVGAEVVATVLAAAGDTTDALARAAYRGLPGHPVVIGRDHWEAIAETATGDRGARDYLAIRAHLVVEVGHQASGRDVDTPDDL, from the coding sequence CTGGGCACGCCTCGAGCCAAGCCCCTGACCGAGCCTCTGGCCAAGCCGGCCGCCGGGCTGCTGCTCGCCGCCGGCGGCGGGAGCCGGATGGGCCTGGCCAAGGCGCTGGTGGACGACCCGGCTGGTGGTTCCTTCGTCGAGCGCGGGGTCCGGGTGCTGCGCGATGGGGGCTGCGCGCCGGTCGTCGTCGTGGTGGGCGCGCAGGCCGACCGTGCGGCGGCACTGGCGGCCGCGGCAGGCGCGGAGCTCGTGGTGGAGGCGCGCGACTGGGCGACAGGACAGAGCGCCTCGCTGCGCCGCGGTCTCGAGACGCTCCGGGACACGGACGCCGACGTGGCGTGCGTGCTGCTCGTGGACCTCCCGGATGTCGGGGCCGAGGTGGTCGCCACGGTGCTGGCGGCCGCCGGTGACACGACCGACGCCCTGGCCCGGGCGGCATACCGGGGGCTGCCCGGGCATCCCGTGGTGATCGGTCGGGACCACTGGGAGGCGATCGCCGAGACCGCCACCGGTGACCGCGGCGCTCGTGACTACCTCGCCATCCGAGCCCACCTGGTCGTCGAGGTCGGTCACCAGGCCTCCGGACGTGACGTGGACACCCCGGACGACCTGTGA
- a CDS encoding XdhC family protein, whose amino-acid sequence MREVLPELLRWWRAGATVGVGTVVATWRSAPRPAGAAMLVGPGGEAVGSVSGGCVEGAVYELAQGVVADGVAVLQRYGVSDDDAYAVGLTCGGILDVFVEPVSRTTFPELGEVAQDIEAGRPVALATVIEHPDPAWLGRRLVVRPEAGSPGSAAPGATEAIGTTEATTGSLGSSRADDAVTDDARGLLASGRTETLTYGPDGERRGEGMRVFVSAFAPRPRMLVFGAIDFAAAVAHQGHFLGYRVTVCDARPVFATASRFPSADEVVVDWPHRYLAAERDAGRIDARTVICVLTHDPKFDVPVLELALRLPEVAYVGAMGSRRTHDDRMARLREAGLSEDELAHLSSPVGLDLGARTPEETAVSIAAEIIALQWGGRGDRLGHRDGPIHHHATGLVGASTGPEEATGNHPE is encoded by the coding sequence GTGCGTGAGGTGCTGCCCGAGCTGCTCCGCTGGTGGCGCGCGGGGGCCACGGTCGGTGTCGGCACCGTCGTCGCCACCTGGCGCTCCGCGCCGCGACCAGCCGGCGCCGCCATGCTGGTGGGGCCCGGTGGCGAGGCCGTCGGGTCAGTCAGCGGCGGGTGCGTCGAGGGGGCGGTCTACGAGCTGGCCCAGGGGGTGGTCGCCGACGGTGTGGCCGTGCTGCAGCGCTACGGCGTCAGCGACGACGACGCGTATGCCGTCGGGCTGACCTGCGGTGGCATCCTCGACGTCTTCGTCGAGCCGGTCAGCCGCACGACCTTCCCTGAGCTGGGGGAGGTGGCGCAGGACATCGAGGCCGGTCGCCCGGTGGCGCTGGCGACCGTCATCGAGCACCCCGACCCGGCCTGGCTCGGGCGCCGGCTGGTCGTCCGACCCGAGGCGGGCTCACCGGGGTCGGCGGCACCCGGGGCAACCGAGGCGATCGGGACGACCGAGGCGACGACGGGCTCGCTGGGATCCTCGCGGGCCGACGACGCTGTGACGGACGACGCGCGGGGCCTGCTGGCGTCGGGTCGCACCGAGACCCTCACCTACGGCCCGGACGGAGAGCGCCGCGGCGAGGGGATGCGCGTCTTCGTCTCTGCGTTCGCGCCCCGGCCGCGCATGCTCGTCTTCGGGGCCATCGACTTCGCCGCGGCCGTCGCCCACCAGGGGCACTTCCTGGGATATCGCGTGACGGTCTGCGACGCCCGCCCCGTCTTCGCGACGGCTTCGCGGTTCCCCTCGGCCGACGAGGTCGTCGTCGACTGGCCGCACCGCTACCTCGCCGCGGAGCGGGATGCGGGCCGGATCGACGCCCGCACCGTGATCTGCGTGCTCACCCATGACCCCAAGTTCGACGTGCCGGTCCTCGAGCTCGCCCTGCGCCTGCCCGAAGTGGCGTACGTCGGTGCCATGGGTTCGCGGCGCACCCACGACGACCGCATGGCGCGGCTGCGCGAGGCGGGCCTCAGCGAGGACGAGCTGGCCCACCTCTCCAGCCCGGTCGGGCTCGACCTCGGGGCGCGGACCCCCGAGGAGACCGCTGTGAGCATCGCCGCCGAGATCATCGCCCTGCAGTGGGGAGGCCGGGGGGACCGGCTGGGTCACCGCGATGGGCCGATCCACCACCACGCCACCGGGCTGGTGGGGGCTTCCACAGGACCGGAGGAGGCCACTGGAAACCACCCGGAATGA
- a CDS encoding vWA domain-containing protein, protein MTTGAMTAGATPAPPVHAADEILLGFARAVRAAGVNVTADRERTYLDAVAVVGVGDQSAAYWAGRATLCASPADLERYDQVYAAWFGLERATSRRRRDESHAVAHAPLDAGRGSGADPESPQDVVRASASAVEVLRHRDVASLSGADRARLAALFATLRPRAPRRPAHRHTPSRRGGVDARRTLREQLRRMGEPGPIAWRHKGTRPRRLVLLVDVSGSMSAYADALLRLAHTYAASDLPVEVFTLGTRLTHVTRPLRQRDPERAIVACGACVPDWSGGTRLAEGIGAFLDRWGRRGMARGAVVVLFSDGWERSEPAALGEQMRRLRALAHRVVWVNPHRGKPGYEPVQQGIVAVLPHVDDFVAGHSMAAFEELLEVVARA, encoded by the coding sequence ATGACCACCGGCGCGATGACGGCCGGCGCGACGCCTGCCCCGCCCGTGCACGCGGCGGACGAGATCCTGCTGGGCTTCGCGCGTGCGGTGCGTGCCGCCGGCGTCAACGTCACGGCGGACCGCGAGCGCACCTACCTCGACGCGGTGGCGGTCGTCGGGGTGGGGGACCAGTCCGCGGCCTACTGGGCGGGACGCGCCACCCTGTGCGCCTCGCCGGCGGATCTCGAGCGCTACGACCAGGTGTATGCCGCGTGGTTCGGCCTCGAGCGCGCCACCTCCCGGAGGCGTCGCGACGAGAGCCACGCCGTCGCCCACGCGCCCCTCGACGCGGGCCGCGGCAGCGGGGCGGACCCCGAGTCGCCGCAGGACGTGGTGCGGGCGTCGGCGAGTGCGGTCGAGGTCCTGCGCCACCGTGACGTGGCCTCGCTCAGCGGTGCCGACCGCGCTCGGCTGGCGGCCCTCTTCGCGACCCTGCGGCCTCGGGCGCCGCGCCGACCCGCCCACCGGCACACCCCGTCGCGGCGCGGTGGGGTGGATGCCCGCCGCACGCTGCGGGAACAGCTGCGACGGATGGGAGAGCCAGGCCCGATCGCTTGGCGGCACAAGGGAACTCGACCTCGGCGGCTGGTCCTGCTCGTCGACGTGTCCGGCTCGATGAGCGCCTACGCCGACGCACTGCTGCGCCTCGCCCACACCTACGCCGCCAGCGACCTGCCGGTCGAGGTGTTCACCCTCGGCACCCGGCTGACCCACGTCACCCGTCCGCTGCGGCAGCGCGATCCGGAGCGCGCGATCGTCGCGTGCGGTGCCTGCGTGCCCGACTGGTCGGGGGGCACCAGGCTGGCGGAGGGGATCGGGGCCTTCCTCGACCGGTGGGGTCGACGCGGGATGGCGCGGGGGGCCGTGGTCGTGCTGTTCAGCGACGGCTGGGAGCGCAGCGAGCCCGCCGCACTGGGCGAGCAGATGCGCCGCCTGCGCGCCCTGGCCCACCGCGTGGTGTGGGTCAACCCCCATCGCGGCAAGCCGGGGTACGAACCCGTCCAGCAGGGGATCGTGGCGGTGCTGCCGCACGTCGACGACTTCGTCGCAGGTCACTCGATGGCGGCCTTCGAGGAGCTCCTCGAGGTGGTTGCCCGTGCGTGA
- a CDS encoding carboxyl transferase domain-containing protein, whose amino-acid sequence MFSRIAIVNRGEAAMRLIHAVRDLNAQAGPDGHRIETIALHTEGEKRAMFVREADHAYNLGPAANRPYLDYAVLEKALRETGADAAWVGWGFVAEDPGFAEVCARIGVTFIGPSPEAMRKLGDKIGSKIIAEEVGVPVAPWSGGGVDTLEDAKAAAARIGYPLMLKATAGGGGRGIRMVASDADLTDAYERTRDEAQRAFGSGVVFLERLVTGARHVEVQVIADGQGTAWAIGVRDCSIQRRNQKVIEESASPVLAPEQVAEVKASAERLAVAVGYAGAGTVEFLYHPGEKFFAFLEVNTRLQVEHPITEVTTDTDLVKLQIHVAAGGRLEGERPREEGHAVEARLNAEDPDRDFAPSPGRIALLNLPSGPGIRVDTGVGEGDSIPADFDSMIAKIIAVGRDRDEALARLRRAMGETTVVIEGGSTNKSFILDLLDQPEVIDGSADTGWIDRVRAEGRLVSHRHSGVALVAAGIEGYEDEEEVERIRLLETSRGGRPQVQHRTGRAIDLKLRGTAYKVTVWRIGPHKFRVALAAGATEKTVDADLDRLDEYTSRLTISGRTHRLITATHGPVQLVEVDGVTHRVSRDEGGVLRSPAPALVVATPVAVGAQVAAGAPVLVLESMKMETVLPAPFAGRVKELLVWAGSQVETGTPLVRLEPVGDGDEAADAGTGDEAVDLDLPEDPTTGDGPAAVAEQARSALAAMLLGYDLDQRDEGSTLATYLAARDELTATGVSQVSAEVGLLEVFADLAELSRNRPAGEEAHVEHRVHSPREHFHTYLQSLDPDRGALPEQFRAKLSNVLRHYGIDSLERTPELEQAVFRVFLSQQRSAPDVALATSLLQSWMAEPCPEPPLDSAAREVLDRLIVATQLRFPVVGDLARSVRFRWFDQPLVDADRASILGGVSDELTALEAMPESEERARRIDALAAIPEQIVQFLAERLERGVPQREPMLAVLIKRHYRDHDLTGLREISVGTRPFAIADYTLDGRPTRLVTSVGRVDELTPEGELGAAVAAQLDQAAAGADGVVDLYLSWPDEPESPEDASEHLGRLLAGMPFAQRVRRVAVAVCPGAGRPVAYFTFRPEGDGSMVEDRLVRGVHPMVGRRLNLWRLRDFDVTRLDAPDDVLLYLCTAPGNEADQRLVALAQVRQLVVVRDEQGRVTALPHAERAIANCLEAIRRARSARGADGARLDMNHVWVHIWPPIEADLNQLTALQARIAPLTAGAGIEEVLVQGRIATPDGASAPLAARFHYQPGSGVVTSVEEPPTTRLKPLDDYAQKVVRARRRGVVYPYELQAMIAGPGGTATEYDLDDSGVLVPVDRPYGLNKAGIIAGVITTPTERYPEGMTRVLLCGDPLKALGAVSEAECARVIAALDLAERMRVPVEWFALSAGARISMDSGTENMDWVAKALKRIVEFTQDGGEINIVVAGINVGAQPYWNAEATMLMHTKGILVMTPDSAMVLTGKQSLDFSGGVSAEDNYGIGGYDRVMGPNGQAQYWARDLADAYGVLMAHYEHTYVHPGEPGPRRAKSTDDIARDVTTYPHVMPDSGFTTVGDIFSPTTNPDRKKAFDIRILMAAVADQDHATLERWAGMADAETAVVQDAHLGGIPVCLLGIESKTVARRGFPPTDGPDTYTAGTLFPRSSKKAARAINAASGNRPVVVLANLSGFDGSPESMRSLQLEYGAEIGRAIVNFKGPIVFCVVSRYHGGAFVVFSKALNPSMTVLAVEGSFASVLGGAPAAAVVFSRDVDARTAADARVRELESRLRDASGAERARLATELAELRTAVRSEKLGEVASEFDGVHNIHRAVSVGSVDAVIDPHELRPRIIAALEAGLRR is encoded by the coding sequence GGCCGCCGCAGCCCGGATCGGCTACCCGCTCATGCTCAAGGCGACCGCGGGCGGCGGCGGGCGCGGGATCCGGATGGTGGCCTCCGACGCGGATCTCACCGACGCCTACGAACGCACCCGTGACGAGGCCCAGCGTGCCTTCGGCTCCGGGGTCGTCTTCCTCGAGCGCCTCGTCACCGGCGCCCGCCACGTCGAGGTGCAGGTCATCGCCGACGGCCAGGGCACGGCCTGGGCCATCGGCGTCCGCGACTGCTCGATCCAGCGCCGCAACCAGAAGGTCATCGAGGAGTCGGCCTCCCCCGTCCTCGCCCCCGAGCAGGTGGCCGAGGTCAAGGCCAGCGCCGAGCGGCTCGCCGTCGCGGTGGGGTATGCCGGGGCCGGCACCGTCGAGTTCCTCTACCACCCGGGCGAGAAGTTCTTCGCCTTCCTCGAGGTCAACACCCGCCTGCAGGTCGAGCACCCCATCACCGAGGTCACCACCGACACCGACCTGGTGAAGCTGCAGATCCACGTGGCCGCCGGCGGTCGGCTCGAGGGGGAGCGCCCGCGCGAGGAGGGCCATGCGGTGGAGGCGCGGCTGAACGCCGAGGACCCCGACCGCGACTTCGCCCCGTCGCCCGGACGGATCGCCCTGCTCAACCTGCCCTCGGGCCCGGGGATCCGGGTGGACACCGGGGTGGGAGAAGGGGACTCGATCCCCGCCGACTTCGACTCGATGATCGCCAAGATCATCGCCGTCGGACGCGACCGCGACGAGGCGCTGGCCCGGTTGCGTCGCGCGATGGGCGAGACCACGGTCGTCATCGAGGGGGGCTCGACCAACAAGAGCTTCATCCTGGACCTGCTCGACCAGCCGGAGGTCATCGACGGCAGCGCCGACACCGGGTGGATCGACCGGGTGCGCGCCGAGGGTCGGCTCGTGTCCCACCGCCACTCCGGCGTGGCCCTCGTCGCCGCGGGCATCGAGGGATACGAGGACGAGGAGGAGGTCGAACGCATCCGGCTGCTCGAGACCTCGCGGGGCGGGCGACCCCAGGTGCAGCACCGGACCGGCCGTGCGATCGACCTCAAGCTGCGCGGCACGGCATACAAGGTCACGGTGTGGCGCATCGGGCCGCACAAGTTCCGCGTGGCCCTGGCCGCGGGTGCCACCGAGAAGACCGTCGACGCCGACCTCGACCGCCTCGACGAGTACACCAGCCGCCTGACGATCTCGGGGCGCACCCACCGCCTCATCACGGCCACCCACGGTCCCGTGCAGCTCGTGGAGGTCGACGGGGTCACCCACCGCGTCAGCCGCGACGAAGGGGGCGTCCTGCGTTCGCCGGCGCCGGCGCTCGTGGTCGCCACGCCCGTCGCCGTCGGCGCGCAGGTCGCGGCGGGCGCTCCGGTGCTCGTGCTCGAGTCGATGAAGATGGAGACGGTCCTGCCCGCGCCGTTCGCGGGGCGGGTCAAGGAGCTCCTCGTGTGGGCGGGCAGCCAGGTCGAGACCGGCACCCCGCTGGTGCGGCTGGAACCGGTGGGCGACGGCGACGAGGCGGCTGACGCAGGGACGGGCGACGAGGCTGTCGACCTCGACCTGCCCGAGGACCCGACGACCGGGGACGGCCCCGCGGCCGTGGCTGAGCAGGCTCGTTCCGCGCTCGCGGCGATGCTCCTGGGATACGACCTCGACCAGCGCGACGAGGGCAGCACGCTGGCGACCTACCTCGCCGCGCGGGACGAGCTCACCGCCACGGGTGTCTCGCAGGTGTCCGCCGAGGTCGGCCTGCTGGAGGTCTTCGCCGACCTCGCCGAGCTGAGCCGCAACCGGCCGGCCGGCGAGGAGGCCCACGTCGAACACCGGGTGCACAGCCCGCGCGAGCACTTCCACACCTACCTGCAGAGCCTCGACCCCGACCGCGGGGCGCTCCCCGAGCAGTTCCGCGCCAAGCTCTCCAACGTGCTGCGGCACTACGGCATCGACAGCCTCGAGCGCACCCCCGAGCTGGAACAGGCGGTCTTCCGGGTCTTCCTCTCCCAGCAGCGATCTGCCCCCGACGTCGCCCTCGCGACGTCGCTGCTGCAGAGCTGGATGGCCGAGCCCTGCCCCGAACCGCCACTCGACAGCGCCGCGCGCGAGGTCCTCGACCGGCTCATCGTGGCAACCCAGCTGCGCTTCCCCGTGGTCGGTGACCTGGCCCGCAGCGTGCGGTTCCGCTGGTTCGACCAGCCCCTGGTCGACGCCGACCGGGCCAGCATCCTGGGCGGGGTCAGCGACGAGCTGACCGCCCTGGAGGCGATGCCGGAGAGCGAGGAGCGCGCGCGCCGGATCGACGCCCTCGCCGCCATCCCGGAGCAGATCGTGCAGTTCCTCGCCGAGCGGCTGGAGCGTGGGGTGCCGCAGCGCGAGCCGATGCTGGCCGTCCTCATCAAGCGCCACTACCGCGACCACGACCTCACCGGGCTGCGCGAGATCTCCGTCGGGACAAGGCCTTTCGCGATCGCCGACTACACGCTCGACGGCCGCCCCACGCGGCTGGTCACCAGCGTCGGCCGGGTCGACGAGCTGACCCCCGAGGGCGAGCTCGGGGCCGCCGTGGCGGCGCAGCTGGACCAGGCCGCGGCCGGGGCCGACGGGGTGGTCGACCTCTACCTGTCCTGGCCCGACGAGCCGGAGTCGCCCGAGGACGCCTCCGAGCACCTGGGTCGCCTCCTTGCCGGTATGCCGTTCGCGCAGCGGGTGCGCCGGGTGGCCGTCGCCGTGTGCCCCGGTGCCGGACGACCGGTGGCGTACTTCACCTTCCGACCCGAGGGCGACGGCTCGATGGTCGAGGACCGCCTCGTCCGCGGGGTCCACCCGATGGTCGGGCGCCGGCTCAACCTGTGGCGGTTGCGGGACTTCGACGTGACCCGTCTCGATGCCCCGGACGACGTCCTGCTCTACCTGTGCACCGCGCCCGGCAACGAGGCGGACCAGCGGCTGGTCGCGCTCGCCCAGGTCCGACAGCTGGTCGTGGTGCGCGACGAGCAGGGGCGCGTGACCGCGCTGCCCCATGCCGAGCGCGCCATCGCCAACTGCCTGGAGGCGATCCGCCGCGCGCGGTCGGCCCGGGGAGCCGACGGCGCCCGCCTCGACATGAACCACGTGTGGGTCCACATCTGGCCGCCCATCGAGGCCGACCTCAACCAGCTCACCGCCCTCCAGGCCAGGATCGCCCCGCTGACTGCCGGTGCGGGCATCGAGGAGGTCCTGGTGCAGGGCCGGATCGCGACGCCCGACGGCGCGAGCGCCCCGCTGGCGGCACGGTTCCACTACCAGCCCGGATCGGGCGTCGTGACCTCCGTCGAGGAGCCGCCCACCACCCGCCTGAAGCCGCTGGACGACTACGCACAGAAGGTCGTCCGCGCCCGCCGGCGCGGGGTCGTCTACCCCTACGAGCTGCAGGCCATGATCGCCGGCCCCGGTGGCACCGCCACCGAGTACGACCTGGACGACTCGGGTGTGCTCGTGCCGGTGGACCGGCCCTACGGCCTCAACAAGGCGGGGATCATCGCCGGTGTCATCACGACTCCCACCGAGCGCTATCCGGAGGGCATGACGCGCGTGCTGCTGTGCGGCGACCCGCTGAAGGCCCTCGGCGCCGTGTCCGAGGCCGAGTGCGCCCGCGTCATCGCGGCACTCGACCTCGCGGAGCGGATGCGCGTCCCGGTCGAGTGGTTCGCCCTCTCCGCCGGCGCGCGGATCTCGATGGACTCGGGCACCGAGAACATGGACTGGGTCGCGAAGGCGCTGAAGCGGATCGTCGAGTTCACCCAGGACGGCGGCGAGATCAACATCGTCGTCGCCGGGATCAACGTCGGCGCGCAGCCCTACTGGAACGCCGAAGCCACCATGCTCATGCACACCAAGGGCATCCTGGTGATGACGCCGGACAGTGCCATGGTGCTGACCGGCAAGCAGTCGCTCGACTTCTCCGGCGGGGTGTCGGCCGAGGACAACTACGGCATCGGCGGCTACGACCGGGTGATGGGGCCGAACGGTCAGGCGCAGTACTGGGCGCGCGACCTCGCCGACGCGTACGGGGTGCTGATGGCCCACTACGAGCACACCTACGTGCACCCCGGCGAACCCGGTCCACGCCGCGCGAAGTCCACCGACGACATCGCCCGGGACGTCACGACCTACCCGCACGTCATGCCGGACTCGGGCTTCACGACGGTGGGCGACATCTTCTCGCCGACCACGAACCCGGACCGCAAGAAGGCGTTCGACATCCGCATCCTGATGGCCGCGGTGGCTGACCAGGACCACGCGACCCTGGAGCGCTGGGCCGGCATGGCCGACGCCGAGACCGCGGTGGTGCAGGACGCGCACCTCGGCGGCATCCCCGTCTGCCTCCTCGGCATCGAGTCCAAGACCGTGGCGCGACGAGGCTTCCCGCCCACCGACGGACCCGACACCTACACGGCCGGCACGCTCTTCCCCCGGTCGTCGAAGAAGGCCGCGCGCGCCATCAACGCCGCGAGCGGCAACCGTCCGGTGGTGGTGCTCGCCAACCTGTCGGGGTTCGACGGCTCACCGGAGTCGATGCGCAGCCTCCAGCTCGAGTACGGCGCCGAGATCGGCCGGGCGATCGTCAACTTCAAGGGCCCGATCGTGTTCTGCGTCGTCAGCCGCTACCACGGTGGCGCGTTCGTCGTGTTCTCCAAGGCGCTGAACCCGAGCATGACGGTGCTGGCAGTCGAGGGGTCGTTCGCGTCCGTCCTCGGCGGGGCTCCGGCCGCCGCTGTCGTGTTCTCCCGTGACGTCGACGCGCGCACGGCTGCGGATGCACGGGTCAGGGAGCTCGAGTCACGGCTGCGCGACGCCTCCGGTGCGGAGCGCGCACGACTGGCCACCGAGCTCGCCGAGCTGCGCACCGCGGTGCGCAGCGAGAAGCTCGGCGAGGTCGCGTCGGAGTTCGACGGCGTGCACAACATCCACCGGGCGGTCAGCGTGGGATCGGTCGACGCCGTCATCGACCCGCACGAGCTGCGGCCCCGCATCATCGCCGCCCTCGAGGCGGGGCTGCGACGCTGA